A part of Streptomyces sp. NBC_01210 genomic DNA contains:
- a CDS encoding helix-turn-helix domain-containing protein yields MTESASSSVQSARAALAERLREVRLDAGITKRELAARCGWHESKSSRIESAKTPPSDADIRLWCLACGADGQAPDLVAANRQADSMYVQWRRLQRTGLKRLQQADLPLYKRTKHLKVYCSNVVPGFLQTPGYATALLQAIATFRGLPDDVAEAVNARMDRSRLVRQGNRRLAIVIEEGVLHYRIGDAGTMAGQLGSLLSVMDLPSVSLGVIPAGAERSMWPIETFTVFDDERVHHEPLSASVKITAPDEVVQYLKAFGELHRQAVYGAEARALIVRAIEALT; encoded by the coding sequence ATGACCGAGTCCGCGTCGTCCAGCGTGCAATCCGCACGCGCCGCGCTTGCCGAGCGGCTGCGGGAGGTACGGCTGGACGCGGGCATCACCAAGCGGGAGCTGGCGGCTCGCTGCGGATGGCACGAGTCGAAGTCGTCGCGCATCGAGAGCGCCAAGACGCCACCGTCCGATGCGGACATCAGGTTGTGGTGCCTCGCCTGCGGAGCCGACGGGCAGGCGCCCGACCTCGTTGCGGCGAACCGGCAAGCCGACTCCATGTACGTCCAGTGGAGGCGGCTTCAGCGCACCGGGCTCAAACGCCTCCAGCAGGCAGACCTTCCGCTGTACAAGCGGACCAAACACCTCAAGGTCTACTGCTCCAACGTGGTGCCCGGCTTCCTGCAGACGCCCGGCTACGCCACGGCGCTGCTGCAGGCCATCGCCACCTTCCGCGGCCTCCCGGACGACGTGGCCGAAGCCGTCAACGCACGTATGGATCGCTCACGTCTCGTTCGGCAAGGGAATCGGCGCCTCGCGATCGTCATCGAGGAAGGGGTCTTGCACTACCGCATCGGAGATGCCGGAACGATGGCCGGCCAACTCGGCTCACTGCTCTCGGTGATGGATCTGCCGTCCGTGTCGCTGGGCGTCATCCCGGCCGGTGCAGAGCGCTCCATGTGGCCCATCGAGACGTTCACAGTCTTCGACGACGAGCGGGTACACCATGAGCCGTTGTCGGCCTCCGTGAAGATCACCGCGCCGGACGAGGTTGTCCAGTACCTGAAGGCGTTCGGGGAGCTGCACCGGCAGGCGGTGTACGGAGCGGAGGCACGGGCGCTGATAGTGAGAGCCATCGAGGCTCTGACCTGA
- a CDS encoding DUF6879 family protein — translation MRDSYADNERFEAWRRGDRIDWEDRATWWHAYDQTIADAVARGVVIRRARIVSEPVSEYIQWEHYVTTANVTAGEQVRWLPRRLATDIALPGNDFWLFDGALLRVHHFDGDGAVVEDELTEAPAILKLCAAAFETVWDRATPHDQYRIR, via the coding sequence ATGCGCGACAGCTACGCCGACAACGAGCGCTTCGAAGCCTGGCGGCGCGGAGACCGCATCGACTGGGAGGACCGGGCGACGTGGTGGCATGCCTACGACCAGACGATCGCAGACGCGGTCGCCCGCGGGGTCGTCATCCGGCGGGCTCGTATCGTCTCCGAGCCTGTGAGCGAATACATCCAGTGGGAGCACTACGTCACGACTGCCAACGTCACCGCAGGCGAGCAAGTGCGCTGGCTGCCACGTCGGCTGGCCACAGACATTGCCCTTCCTGGGAATGACTTCTGGCTCTTCGACGGCGCTCTGCTTCGGGTCCACCACTTCGACGGCGACGGCGCCGTGGTGGAAGACGAGCTCACGGAAGCCCCGGCCATACTGAAGCTCTGTGCTGCCGCGTTCGAAACCGTCTGGGATCGCGCAACCCCGCACGATCAGTACCGGATCCGATAG
- a CDS encoding glycine-rich domain-containing protein, with the protein MTALATEQITGRQLVDSNLFERLVTFLEFEEEMDRPQAERVMDQALAFIDMAGHRSDVPLSPSRKVDPGRHAFILHSREYADFCHRRFGSFLHHNPFKGRRLRDGIAIRRTVRAIGEMGYVVDHELWGTAADCNPPACCGDGDGC; encoded by the coding sequence ATGACCGCTCTCGCAACGGAACAGATCACCGGCCGGCAGCTCGTCGACTCCAACCTCTTCGAACGGCTCGTCACCTTCCTCGAGTTCGAGGAGGAGATGGACCGGCCCCAGGCCGAACGCGTGATGGACCAGGCGCTCGCCTTCATCGACATGGCCGGGCATCGCAGCGACGTACCGCTGTCCCCGTCTCGGAAGGTCGACCCGGGCCGGCACGCCTTCATCCTGCACAGCCGCGAGTACGCCGACTTCTGTCACCGCCGGTTCGGCTCGTTCCTGCACCACAACCCGTTCAAGGGCCGGCGCCTGCGCGACGGCATCGCCATCAGGCGCACCGTCCGGGCCATCGGGGAGATGGGTTACGTCGTCGACCACGAACTGTGGGGCACCGCCGCGGACTGCAACCCGCCCGCCTGCTGCGGCGACGGCGACGGCTGCTGA
- a CDS encoding DUF6879 family protein has product MQSSVPTFDKLIHGCTRSAVHLEMRDSYAVDYEAGPFAAWKSGFRHDPADRASWWRPWLDLMSETVARGVVVRRARIVSEPVSEYIQYEHSGTFTNIAAGEQVRWLPRRRASDIALPGNDFWLFDNHWVRWNHFAGDGSSMGGEISDDPAAAKLCAEAFEAVWTRAIPHGQYQIH; this is encoded by the coding sequence ATGCAGTCGAGCGTTCCGACATTCGACAAACTGATCCATGGATGCACACGCTCCGCCGTGCATCTGGAGATGCGTGACTCTTATGCCGTCGACTATGAGGCGGGTCCGTTCGCCGCATGGAAGAGCGGTTTCCGTCATGATCCCGCCGACCGCGCGTCCTGGTGGCGGCCGTGGCTCGACCTCATGTCAGAGACGGTCGCCCGCGGTGTAGTCGTCCGCCGGGCCCGCATCGTGTCCGAGCCGGTCAGCGAGTACATCCAGTACGAGCACTCCGGCACGTTCACGAACATCGCAGCCGGTGAGCAGGTGCGGTGGCTGCCACGTCGCCGCGCCTCGGACATCGCCCTGCCCGGCAACGACTTCTGGCTCTTCGACAATCATTGGGTGCGCTGGAACCACTTCGCCGGCGACGGATCGTCCATGGGCGGGGAGATCAGTGACGACCCGGCCGCCGCGAAGCTGTGTGCCGAAGCCTTTGAGGCCGTGTGGACACGCGCGATCCCACACGGCCAGTATCAGATCCACTAG
- a CDS encoding DUF5753 domain-containing protein, whose product MTTRPPRSCVPKPLRPCGHARSHTASIRSTSRKERTGMPSSTSSSAQAAREIARPLNAESIYSEWRHQVRSGLKQLQDNYVELFHDTQLFRVYSSTLVPGLLQTEGYAAALLSTIADFREIPNDGAEAAAARVERSRVIHEQGHRFVLLVEEAALHYRLGDADAMTAQLGYLLTAGALPSVCLGVIPMATRQRRIWPQETFHMYDDTLVSVELLSAQVNITQPSEIALYLKAFEELRSVAVYGQEARALIVKAIDALN is encoded by the coding sequence GTGACGACCCGGCCGCCGCGAAGCTGTGTGCCGAAGCCTTTGAGGCCGTGTGGACACGCGCGATCCCACACGGCCAGTATCAGATCCACTAGCAGGAAGGAACGGACAGGTATGCCCAGCTCCACGTCCTCGTCTGCGCAGGCTGCCCGCGAAATCGCCCGGCCCCTCAACGCAGAGTCGATCTATAGCGAGTGGCGCCACCAGGTGCGCAGTGGGCTGAAGCAACTCCAGGACAACTACGTGGAGTTGTTCCACGACACCCAGCTGTTCCGCGTCTACTCGTCGACGCTGGTCCCCGGCCTCCTGCAGACCGAGGGCTACGCAGCTGCGTTGCTGAGCACTATCGCCGACTTCCGCGAGATCCCCAACGACGGGGCCGAGGCAGCTGCTGCCAGAGTCGAGCGCTCCCGCGTCATCCACGAGCAGGGACACCGGTTCGTTCTCCTGGTTGAGGAAGCCGCTCTGCACTACCGGCTCGGCGACGCGGACGCGATGACCGCGCAGCTGGGTTACCTCCTCACGGCGGGCGCTCTGCCGTCTGTCTGCCTCGGCGTGATCCCGATGGCCACCCGGCAGCGCCGGATCTGGCCGCAGGAGACGTTCCACATGTACGACGACACCCTCGTGTCGGTCGAGCTGCTGTCCGCGCAGGTGAACATCACTCAGCCGAGCGAGATCGCCCTGTACCTGAAGGCGTTCGAGGAGCTGCGGAGCGTGGCGGTGTACGGGCAGGAGGCACGGGCGCTGATCGTGAAGGCCATCGACGCTCTGAACTGA